Proteins encoded by one window of Flavobacterium sp. N502540:
- a CDS encoding DUF1573 domain-containing protein, translating into MKNVASFIAVVLFSTISYAQNGPKIEFEAQDNTIDYGKISKSDNGVRSFEFTNTGDAPLLITGAESTVSSIVVTKPAAAIMPGKKGKIDVKYNMVSGPIRKTITVETNAVNYPDGRVALKIKGEVL; encoded by the coding sequence ATGAAAAATGTAGCCTCTTTTATTGCAGTCGTATTGTTTAGTACAATAAGTTATGCACAAAACGGCCCAAAAATTGAATTTGAAGCCCAAGACAATACAATTGATTATGGAAAAATTTCGAAAAGTGACAACGGAGTTCGCTCTTTTGAATTTACCAATACGGGTGATGCTCCGCTTTTGATTACTGGTGCTGAATCTACCGTAAGTTCTATAGTTGTTACCAAACCCGCAGCAGCAATTATGCCGGGAAAAAAAGGTAAAATTGATGTAAAATACAACATGGTTTCCGGTCCGATTCGTAAAACAATTACCGTTGAAACTAATGCCGTAAACTACCCTGACGGTAGAGTTGCCTTAAAAATCAAAGGTGAAG
- a CDS encoding APC family permease: MSDAKKNQLQKSLGLSFNIAVLIGGTIGVGILRTPGSIASLLDNYWFIIASWLFGGLYVLLGANSYAELSTMLPKAGGSYNYIKRAFGEYAGFLSGWFDFIVNVTPPAFYCIVISEYIIILFPVLSNYSTVMAISLLLAFVLIHLSGVKNGSVIQQITSFLKVICFVALVIACFMYTGTEVPKIKTDHSFFQIGLIFGFFKSLQLIIGTYNGWNSVCFFAEENDNPNKNIPKSLYSGVFLVVAIYVLVNAAFFHVLPIGTLAKSNLAAADVAKILFGENGAIIVTVISIFSLISILNAFMMIPPRILYGLSRDGFFFKQGTTVNKGGTPIVALLVSSLFSLFLICIGSFEVLFSFAAFISIIVWGLAYLSLLKLRATEPNLPRPYHSFWYPWTTIFAFVASIALLIGFIFSDPKGFAIIVVLTLISYPVFLFLKKKK; the protein is encoded by the coding sequence ATGTCAGATGCTAAAAAAAATCAATTGCAAAAAAGTCTTGGCCTAAGTTTTAATATTGCTGTATTAATTGGAGGAACGATTGGCGTTGGAATTCTTCGTACACCTGGCAGTATTGCTTCCCTACTCGATAATTATTGGTTCATTATTGCTTCATGGCTCTTTGGAGGTTTATATGTTTTGCTAGGAGCCAATTCTTATGCAGAACTTTCCACAATGTTACCCAAAGCAGGTGGCTCCTATAACTATATTAAAAGAGCATTTGGCGAATATGCCGGCTTTCTTTCCGGCTGGTTTGATTTTATCGTCAATGTTACACCGCCGGCTTTTTATTGCATTGTAATTAGTGAGTATATCATTATTTTATTTCCTGTACTCTCGAACTATTCTACCGTGATGGCAATTTCTTTATTACTTGCTTTTGTACTCATTCATTTAAGTGGTGTAAAAAACGGCAGCGTCATTCAGCAAATTACCAGTTTCTTAAAAGTAATCTGCTTTGTAGCCTTGGTCATAGCCTGTTTTATGTACACAGGTACTGAAGTTCCTAAAATCAAAACAGACCATTCTTTCTTTCAAATTGGACTAATCTTTGGCTTTTTCAAATCATTGCAATTGATCATCGGGACTTACAATGGCTGGAACAGTGTTTGCTTTTTTGCAGAAGAAAACGATAACCCCAACAAAAACATTCCCAAATCATTGTACAGCGGTGTCTTTTTAGTTGTTGCTATTTATGTTTTGGTAAACGCCGCTTTCTTTCATGTTTTACCAATTGGCACCCTGGCAAAATCAAATTTAGCTGCAGCTGATGTTGCTAAGATCCTTTTTGGAGAAAACGGAGCTATTATTGTTACGGTAATTTCCATTTTTTCATTAATCAGTATACTAAATGCTTTTATGATGATTCCACCAAGAATCCTTTACGGATTAAGCCGTGACGGGTTCTTTTTCAAACAAGGAACAACAGTAAATAAAGGAGGAACACCAATCGTAGCGCTTTTAGTTTCATCGCTTTTCAGTTTATTTTTAATTTGTATTGGCTCTTTTGAAGTATTATTTTCTTTTGCAGCCTTTATCTCAATTATCGTTTGGGGACTGGCTTATCTTTCTCTCTTAAAACTAAGAGCCACCGAACCTAATTTACCTCGTCCGTATCATTCTTTTTGGTATCCGTGGACGACAATATTTGCCTTTGTAGCCTCGATTGCTTTATTAATAGGATTTATTTTCAGCGATCCAAAAGGTTTTGCTATAATCGTTGTTCTCACTTTGATTTCTTATCCTGTATTTTTGTTTTTGAAGAAGAAAAAGTAA
- a CDS encoding valine--tRNA ligase, which translates to MTIPAQFDAKTIENKWYDYWMKNNYFHSEPDHRTPYTIVIPPPNVTGVLHMGHMLNNTIQDVLIRRARLKGFNACWVPGTDHASIATEAKVVQKLKAEGINKNDLTREEFLAHAWEWTDKYGGVILDQLKKLGASCDWERTKFTMDPDMSASVIRSFVDLYNKGLIYRGYRMVNWDPEAKTTLSDEEVIYEEQQGKLFFLKYKIEGSEDFLTIATTRPETIFGDTAICINPNDERFAHLKGKKAIVPICGRVIPIIEDEYVDVEFGTGCLKVTPAHDMNDKTLGEKHNLEIVDIFNEDATLNSFGLHYQGKDRFVVRTEIAKELEEIGALAKTEIHLNKVGTSERTKAVIEPRLSDQWFLKMEELVKPAIKSVLETGDIKLHPKRFENTYAHWLNNIRDWNISRQLWWGQQIPAYYYGDGKEDFVVAETIEDALVLAKERTSNNSLTAADLKQDVDALDTWFSSWLWPMSVFGGIMDPESADYKYYYPTNDLVTGPDILFFWVARMIIAGYEYAGEKPFTNVYLTGLVRDKQRRKMSKSLGNSPDPLDLIDKFSADGVRVGLLLSASAGNDIMFDEELCNQGKAFSNKIWNAFKLIKGWEVSETIPQPESSKVAIEWYEAKLQQTLVDIEDNFEKYRISDSLMAIYKLVWDDFCSWFLEMIKPAYQQPIDKATLDKAIEMLESNLKLLHPFMPFLTEEIWHLLADRTPEEALIVSTWPELKPFNANLISDFESTIEVISGIRTIRKDKNIPFKDAIELKAINSENITTYFDSIVTKLGNISAFEYVTAKVDGALSFRVKSNEYFIPISGNINVEEEIAKLTAELVYTQGFLKSVQAKLSNEKFVAGAPEKVLANEKQKEADALAKIATIEQSIAGLK; encoded by the coding sequence ATGACAATTCCAGCACAATTTGACGCTAAGACGATCGAGAACAAATGGTATGATTACTGGATGAAGAACAACTATTTTCATTCAGAACCTGATCACAGAACACCATATACAATTGTAATTCCGCCACCAAACGTCACAGGAGTCCTTCACATGGGGCATATGCTGAACAATACTATTCAGGATGTTTTAATTCGTAGAGCGCGTCTTAAAGGTTTTAACGCCTGTTGGGTTCCGGGAACGGATCATGCTTCTATCGCGACAGAAGCAAAAGTAGTACAGAAATTAAAAGCGGAAGGAATCAATAAGAATGATTTAACCCGTGAGGAATTTTTAGCACACGCCTGGGAATGGACGGATAAATACGGCGGTGTAATTTTAGATCAGCTTAAAAAATTAGGAGCTTCCTGCGATTGGGAAAGAACTAAATTTACTATGGATCCTGATATGTCAGCATCTGTAATTCGCTCGTTTGTAGATTTGTATAATAAAGGATTGATTTACAGAGGATACCGAATGGTAAACTGGGATCCGGAAGCAAAAACAACACTTTCTGACGAAGAAGTAATCTACGAAGAACAGCAAGGAAAATTATTTTTCTTAAAATATAAAATTGAAGGTTCAGAAGATTTTCTGACGATCGCTACGACGCGTCCTGAAACTATTTTTGGAGACACTGCGATCTGTATCAACCCCAATGATGAGCGTTTTGCACATCTAAAAGGGAAAAAAGCTATCGTTCCAATCTGTGGAAGAGTTATTCCGATTATCGAAGACGAATATGTAGATGTTGAATTCGGAACCGGATGTTTGAAAGTGACTCCGGCACACGATATGAATGATAAAACGTTAGGAGAGAAGCACAATCTTGAAATCGTTGATATCTTTAATGAAGATGCTACATTAAATAGTTTCGGATTGCATTATCAGGGCAAAGACCGTTTTGTGGTTCGTACTGAAATTGCAAAAGAACTGGAAGAAATCGGAGCTTTGGCTAAAACCGAAATCCATTTGAATAAAGTGGGAACCTCCGAAAGAACCAAAGCGGTAATCGAACCAAGATTATCTGACCAATGGTTTTTGAAAATGGAAGAGTTGGTAAAACCGGCTATTAAGTCAGTTTTAGAAACGGGAGACATTAAATTGCATCCAAAACGTTTTGAAAATACTTATGCGCATTGGTTAAACAACATCCGTGATTGGAATATCTCACGTCAATTATGGTGGGGACAACAAATTCCGGCTTATTATTATGGAGATGGAAAAGAAGACTTCGTAGTAGCAGAAACTATTGAAGATGCTTTAGTTTTAGCTAAAGAGAGAACATCTAACAACTCACTAACAGCAGCTGACTTAAAACAAGATGTTGACGCTTTAGATACGTGGTTTTCATCATGGCTTTGGCCAATGTCAGTTTTTGGTGGAATTATGGATCCGGAAAGTGCAGATTATAAATATTACTATCCAACAAATGATTTGGTAACAGGTCCGGATATTTTATTCTTCTGGGTAGCCAGAATGATCATTGCAGGTTACGAGTACGCAGGTGAAAAACCATTTACAAATGTGTATTTAACCGGTTTAGTTCGTGATAAACAACGTCGTAAAATGTCTAAATCATTAGGGAATTCACCTGATCCTTTAGATTTAATCGATAAATTTAGTGCGGATGGAGTTCGCGTAGGATTGCTTTTAAGTGCTTCTGCCGGAAACGATATTATGTTTGATGAAGAATTATGTAATCAGGGGAAAGCATTTTCGAATAAAATCTGGAATGCCTTTAAACTAATCAAAGGATGGGAAGTTTCTGAAACGATTCCACAACCTGAGTCTTCAAAAGTAGCCATCGAATGGTACGAAGCAAAATTGCAGCAGACCTTAGTTGATATTGAAGATAATTTCGAAAAATACAGAATTTCAGATTCGTTGATGGCCATTTATAAATTGGTTTGGGATGATTTCTGTTCGTGGTTCTTAGAAATGATTAAACCGGCCTATCAACAGCCAATTGATAAAGCAACGTTGGATAAAGCGATCGAAATGTTAGAAAGCAATCTGAAATTGCTGCATCCGTTTATGCCTTTCTTAACCGAAGAAATTTGGCATTTACTTGCTGACAGAACTCCGGAAGAAGCTTTAATCGTTTCTACCTGGCCGGAATTAAAACCTTTCAACGCCAATTTAATTTCAGATTTTGAAAGTACAATTGAAGTAATTTCAGGAATCCGAACAATTCGTAAGGATAAAAATATTCCGTTTAAAGATGCGATCGAATTGAAAGCAATCAACAGTGAGAATATCACGACGTATTTTGACTCTATTGTTACGAAGTTAGGGAACATTTCAGCTTTCGAGTATGTTACAGCTAAGGTAGACGGAGCATTGTCTTTCCGTGTGAAATCAAATGAATATTTCATTCCGATTTCAGGAAACATCAATGTAGAAGAAGAAATTGCCAAACTGACGGCAGAGCTGGTATACACGCAAGGTTTCTTAAAATCTGTTCAGGCAAAATTATCTAATGAAAAATTTGTTGCCGGAGCACCTGAAAAAGTTTTGGCTAATGAAAAACAAAAAGAAGCTGATGCATTAGCAAAAATTGCTACAATCGAGCAAAGTATTGCCGGATTGAAATAA
- a CDS encoding GyrI-like domain-containing protein, translating to MSKLDLTKTDKVYYTAKTNPEIVYIEKTNYLSITGKGDPSGQKFSENIQALYATAYAIKFMQKAVNNDFVVPKLEALWSFDTEKYKDISMDEAPLKIPRSEWDYRIMIRMPNFVTKEQTEEAIQNTANKKQIERAKSIEFYEMAEGKVIQVLHIGPFENEPQTLKKIQEFSTAHQLEQNGLHHEIYLSDFRKTASEKLRTILREPVK from the coding sequence ATGAGCAAACTAGATTTAACAAAAACCGACAAAGTATACTACACTGCTAAAACTAATCCCGAGATAGTTTACATTGAAAAAACAAATTACCTATCGATTACAGGAAAAGGTGATCCTTCGGGACAAAAATTCTCAGAAAATATTCAGGCCTTGTATGCCACTGCTTATGCTATTAAATTTATGCAGAAAGCCGTAAATAACGATTTTGTTGTTCCAAAACTAGAAGCCTTATGGAGTTTTGATACTGAAAAATACAAAGACATTTCTATGGATGAAGCTCCGCTAAAAATACCCCGAAGTGAATGGGATTACAGAATTATGATCAGAATGCCGAATTTCGTAACTAAAGAGCAAACAGAAGAAGCCATTCAAAATACTGCCAATAAAAAACAAATCGAACGAGCGAAATCAATAGAATTTTATGAGATGGCTGAAGGCAAAGTGATACAGGTTCTTCATATCGGACCTTTTGAAAATGAGCCTCAAACGCTGAAAAAAATACAGGAGTTTTCTACAGCACACCAGCTGGAACAAAATGGCTTACACCATGAAATTTATTTATCAGACTTTCGGAAAACAGCTTCTGAAAAATTGAGAACAATACTTCGAGAACCTGTAAAATAA
- a CDS encoding PepSY-associated TM helix domain-containing protein, translating into MTKNPIRTKEKKIRQKSKWSVFNHWLHLWLGLGSGLIVFIVALTGVLFIFCDDIIDGLAYNSQYVKEVKEKRLTPEEVLAAFKKQLPERKATYFVTYRDPKRTIKIASATKKRELQFSWIDPYTGKILDSGGAYDVFYIIAHVHSGEMPFGKAGHLIVEISVWIFLIELITGLILWWPKKWNRTTRQQSFTIKTKASFKRLNYDLHNVPGFYNLLPALMITITGLIIVNTPLNKATHAIFNGTPHAFQTMSKIKPDYDSTKTVMPLNIILKNLYAKDKTVQEVRLSVAGKDSITSYFAVAAEKIGLKGIENGRTFSINKYTGKEIEIPSKVIKGLEIDGMTMNLHIGFWAGWIGKVFTLIVGLICMFLPVTGFIIWYGRQKKKTKPNPTIKCNYS; encoded by the coding sequence ATGACCAAAAATCCAATTCGAACCAAAGAGAAGAAAATCAGACAAAAAAGTAAATGGAGTGTCTTCAACCACTGGCTTCATTTATGGCTGGGGCTTGGTTCCGGTTTAATTGTTTTTATTGTTGCCCTGACAGGAGTGTTGTTCATTTTTTGTGATGACATTATCGATGGACTGGCTTATAATTCACAGTATGTAAAAGAGGTTAAGGAAAAAAGACTTACTCCTGAAGAAGTTTTAGCTGCATTCAAAAAACAGCTACCGGAGCGCAAAGCAACTTATTTTGTTACTTATCGCGATCCTAAGCGAACCATAAAAATCGCATCGGCAACCAAAAAAAGGGAGTTACAATTTTCATGGATTGATCCTTATACAGGAAAAATTCTGGATTCCGGAGGTGCCTATGATGTTTTTTATATCATCGCTCACGTACACAGTGGCGAAATGCCTTTTGGCAAAGCAGGTCACCTTATTGTAGAAATTTCGGTCTGGATATTTCTTATCGAACTCATCACAGGACTTATTCTGTGGTGGCCTAAAAAATGGAATCGTACCACCAGACAGCAAAGTTTTACCATAAAAACAAAGGCCAGTTTTAAAAGACTTAATTATGACTTGCATAACGTTCCCGGATTTTACAATTTACTTCCGGCTCTTATGATCACAATTACCGGATTGATTATAGTAAATACTCCTTTAAATAAAGCCACACATGCTATTTTTAATGGTACCCCACATGCTTTCCAGACGATGAGCAAAATAAAACCGGATTATGATTCCACCAAAACCGTAATGCCATTGAATATTATTTTGAAGAATCTTTATGCCAAAGATAAAACGGTTCAGGAAGTACGGTTGTCTGTGGCCGGAAAAGACAGTATTACCAGCTATTTTGCTGTTGCAGCTGAAAAGATAGGACTTAAAGGAATTGAAAACGGAAGAACCTTCTCTATCAACAAATACACCGGTAAAGAAATAGAAATACCTTCAAAAGTCATCAAAGGTTTAGAAATTGACGGTATGACGATGAATCTTCACATCGGTTTTTGGGCAGGCTGGATTGGAAAAGTTTTTACTCTAATCGTAGGTTTGATCTGTATGTTTTTGCCTGTCACCGGCTTTATAATCTGGTACGGACGCCAAAAGAAAAAAACAAAACCAAATCCGACTATTAAATGCAATTATTCATAA
- a CDS encoding TonB-dependent receptor — MLFAKNKHNILYCKILQLSFLMVFFFSNSIVAQENATIKGKVTSADGVNSEHINVTLSGLNSSVETNQDGNYEFKNVPFGNYTLTFSFLGLESQELIVKVALTNQVLPNIFMKESNSQLREVVVSAQRQNQFAQKKTQFVSRLPLSNINTPQSYTVVTKELLKEQLVTDFPTAMKSITGGGYVQTNDGNVSAYLRGFRSDGYLRDGMVSYVRAPIDPQNFERIEVIKGPSAVFFGSSFNNISNYGGVVNRVVKRPFNGQKTELSYTTGSWNLNRLTADYNTTLNDDGTALFRINGAYHSEQSFQPEVFQKNYLIAPSFSYQVNDRLSILVDAELYKTERNLFFARGVSPALIAKNNSWDDLNWDFKTSYHSRNMAAKMFSRTFRALIDYKINSHWSSKTGYTSSSIDTDGKYIRLVMMTDKMLQRNFIEYHPREAGSNQIQQDFTGIHTFGKFENKVVVGGTYTSMYDDYQRALYRGPFIEYDQIDVTTGVVPPMTEEAWDAKLKTVNATVANTQTETNNLGIYLSDAITFNKKFTFLGGLRFDRNFQKSIKTNGVVTSPWFNQNTMAWKAGFVYAPLVDQFSVFANIQNGFSNIAPALGKTGIENFDPEEANQWEIGTKLNFIEGKLVATVSYYQIAIKNGLRNVIEGANTYSIQDAEKSSKGFEAEIIANPFPGFNVVAGYTKNSAKFVKASNAAIIGNNLDYSPEEMANFWMSYRVLKGKVEGLGVGFGGNYVSKIFMNDTNTFSSNGYTVFDGLLFYDQPKYRLSMKIDNLFDKEYYNGYGQPQKPLTFLFGVNFKI; from the coding sequence ATGTTATTTGCCAAAAACAAACACAATATCCTTTATTGTAAGATTTTACAGCTCAGTTTTTTGATGGTATTTTTCTTTTCAAATTCAATTGTCGCACAGGAAAATGCAACGATTAAAGGAAAAGTAACCTCTGCCGACGGAGTGAATTCAGAACATATCAATGTAACCCTAAGCGGACTCAATTCGAGTGTTGAAACCAATCAGGATGGTAATTACGAATTTAAAAATGTTCCCTTTGGAAACTATACTCTAACCTTTTCTTTTTTGGGACTTGAATCTCAGGAATTAATTGTAAAAGTAGCACTGACTAATCAGGTTTTGCCTAATATTTTCATGAAAGAAAGTAATTCACAGCTTCGTGAAGTGGTAGTTTCCGCACAGCGTCAAAATCAATTTGCTCAGAAAAAAACACAATTTGTATCAAGACTGCCGTTAAGCAATATCAACACTCCCCAGTCGTACACGGTGGTTACTAAGGAACTTTTAAAAGAGCAATTGGTTACTGATTTTCCAACAGCAATGAAAAGTATTACGGGTGGTGGTTATGTACAGACTAATGACGGAAATGTGTCTGCTTATTTAAGAGGTTTCCGTTCTGACGGTTATTTACGTGACGGAATGGTTTCTTATGTACGAGCACCCATAGATCCGCAAAACTTTGAAAGAATTGAAGTAATCAAAGGACCATCTGCCGTATTTTTTGGTTCTTCTTTTAATAATATATCCAATTATGGAGGTGTTGTGAATCGTGTTGTAAAACGTCCTTTTAATGGTCAAAAAACTGAACTTAGTTACACCACCGGAAGCTGGAACCTAAATCGCCTGACGGCAGATTACAATACTACTTTAAATGATGACGGAACCGCTTTGTTTCGTATCAATGGAGCCTATCATTCTGAGCAAAGTTTCCAACCGGAAGTTTTCCAAAAAAATTATTTAATTGCTCCCTCTTTTTCTTATCAGGTAAACGACCGTTTATCAATTTTGGTGGATGCCGAGTTGTACAAAACAGAGCGAAATTTATTTTTTGCCAGAGGGGTAAGTCCCGCCCTAATTGCCAAAAACAATTCATGGGACGATTTAAACTGGGATTTTAAGACTTCTTATCACAGCAGAAACATGGCTGCCAAAATGTTCTCAAGAACTTTCAGAGCTTTAATCGATTATAAAATTAACAGTCACTGGTCTTCAAAAACCGGATATACCTCATCGTCTATTGATACGGATGGAAAATACATCAGACTGGTGATGATGACAGATAAAATGCTGCAAAGAAATTTCATCGAATACCATCCGCGGGAAGCAGGTTCAAATCAAATTCAACAAGATTTTACAGGCATTCATACGTTTGGAAAATTTGAAAATAAAGTTGTTGTCGGTGGTACTTATACTTCGATGTATGACGATTATCAGCGTGCTTTGTATCGCGGCCCATTTATCGAATACGATCAGATTGACGTAACTACAGGAGTTGTACCTCCAATGACTGAAGAGGCCTGGGATGCCAAATTAAAAACGGTAAATGCAACGGTTGCTAATACACAAACCGAAACTAATAACTTAGGAATTTACCTGTCTGATGCCATCACTTTCAACAAAAAATTTACTTTCCTGGGAGGATTACGTTTTGACCGCAATTTTCAGAAAAGCATTAAAACAAACGGGGTTGTCACCAGTCCTTGGTTCAACCAAAATACAATGGCATGGAAGGCCGGTTTTGTATATGCACCACTGGTAGATCAATTCTCTGTATTTGCAAACATCCAAAACGGATTTTCGAACATTGCCCCTGCTTTAGGTAAAACTGGTATAGAAAACTTTGATCCGGAAGAAGCAAATCAATGGGAAATTGGAACGAAGCTCAATTTTATTGAAGGTAAATTAGTAGCCACGGTAAGTTATTACCAAATTGCTATTAAAAACGGCCTACGAAATGTTATTGAAGGAGCCAATACCTACAGCATTCAGGATGCAGAAAAAAGCAGTAAAGGTTTTGAAGCCGAAATTATTGCCAATCCGTTTCCGGGTTTCAACGTAGTGGCAGGTTACACTAAAAACAGCGCAAAATTTGTAAAAGCTTCAAATGCGGCAATCATTGGTAACAACCTAGATTATTCTCCTGAGGAAATGGCCAATTTCTGGATGAGTTACCGTGTGTTAAAAGGTAAAGTTGAAGGTCTTGGGGTTGGTTTCGGAGGTAACTATGTGAGTAAAATTTTCATGAACGATACCAATACTTTCAGTTCTAATGGTTATACCGTTTTTGACGGTTTATTGTTCTACGATCAGCCGAAATACAGACTGAGCATGAAAATCGACAATCTCTTTGATAAAGAATATTACAATGGTTATGGCCAGCCGCAAAAACCACTAACCTTTTTATTTGGGGTTAACTTTAAAATTTAA
- a CDS encoding TonB-dependent siderophore receptor yields MKYNLLLALSFISFASYSQNYSSDEAASTANDTVKNKKGEILNEVLIKTNREPKPVTAVRSGLKPMDNPQSIQVIGSDVIEQQQAIRLSEVIKNANGVYVSSARGGAQESFFSRGYDMSANNMFKNGFRYNSGSIPDVSGLEKVEFLKGGSALLFGNVAPGGILNLVTKTPSFKSGGEVSMQIGSYAFYKPSFDFYGPLSNSIAFRINGSYENSESFRDVVKNERVYVNPSLLFIVSPKTQITVQGDYLTADWTPDFGTGLIGKQILDLPRNAFYGSLWSNGTTKSASASVLLNHDFNKNWKLNFNSSYQTYDRGQKSTAQMSGLDDTKLYPTPGFWNRGLTQTKNLEQILGDQLSLQGNFNTGSVKHQVYTGVDWENSFATGYTFAFNEKKFVTSKNPDGSPKTYDPNIYDTINLFNFDPSTQRNDIPNARATQIAKTETNRFGAYFQDLISVTEKFKVLAGIRWSWQEGQATNYKETYDTAKETQTVAPEKAKAEVGAKKLDNAFSPKVGLIYQPTKSMSLFASYSNSFTPNTGFTVDGQTIEASIIDQYEAGIKKEFFEGLLSTNLTVYQISNSNLAQTAPFQADGVTANVNSNIKVLGGATKSKGVEIDVTATPIEGLNIIAGYSYNDMRYTKTSGTSGSFVAGDQVVRTPKNTANLSFYYKVQEGMFRGVSFGAIANYIGNRLGGWNDDYLWTAVKPTPTNQKPDPAYIVTIRDRDIPIEGYTTIDASVGYEWRKFSVLCKLSNITNELNYTVHENYSINPIAPRQILTSLKYKF; encoded by the coding sequence ATGAAATATAATTTACTACTTGCATTATCCTTTATAAGTTTTGCTTCTTACAGCCAGAACTATTCAAGCGACGAGGCAGCCTCAACTGCCAATGACACGGTAAAAAACAAAAAAGGAGAAATACTAAATGAGGTATTAATTAAAACCAATAGAGAGCCTAAACCGGTTACTGCCGTTCGTTCGGGATTAAAACCAATGGACAATCCACAAAGCATACAGGTTATTGGTTCTGATGTAATCGAACAACAACAGGCCATTCGTTTAAGTGAGGTTATTAAAAACGCTAATGGTGTTTACGTAAGTTCTGCTCGTGGTGGTGCACAGGAGTCTTTTTTCTCAAGAGGATATGACATGTCTGCCAACAATATGTTTAAAAATGGATTTCGTTACAATTCAGGTTCCATTCCTGATGTTTCGGGTCTGGAGAAAGTTGAATTCTTAAAAGGAGGTTCGGCTTTATTGTTCGGAAACGTTGCACCGGGAGGTATCTTAAACCTGGTAACCAAAACACCTTCATTTAAATCGGGCGGTGAGGTATCGATGCAAATTGGAAGTTATGCCTTCTACAAACCTTCTTTCGATTTTTATGGTCCTCTTAGCAATTCTATTGCTTTTAGAATAAATGGTTCATACGAGAATTCTGAAAGTTTCAGAGATGTAGTAAAAAACGAACGTGTATATGTAAACCCGTCTTTGCTTTTTATTGTTAGTCCTAAAACACAAATTACGGTACAAGGAGATTACTTAACAGCAGACTGGACCCCGGATTTCGGAACAGGACTTATTGGAAAACAAATTCTGGACTTACCTCGTAATGCATTCTACGGATCACTTTGGTCTAATGGTACTACAAAATCAGCAAGTGCTTCGGTTTTATTAAACCATGATTTCAATAAAAACTGGAAACTAAACTTCAATAGCTCTTACCAAACCTATGATAGAGGTCAAAAATCGACCGCTCAAATGTCAGGTTTAGATGATACTAAATTATACCCAACTCCTGGTTTCTGGAACAGAGGGCTAACTCAAACTAAAAACCTGGAACAAATATTGGGAGACCAACTAAGCCTGCAAGGGAATTTCAATACAGGATCGGTAAAACATCAGGTATATACAGGTGTTGATTGGGAAAATTCATTTGCCACAGGATACACTTTTGCTTTTAACGAAAAGAAATTTGTAACAAGCAAAAACCCTGATGGAAGCCCAAAAACATACGACCCAAATATTTACGACACCATCAATCTTTTCAACTTTGATCCTTCAACGCAAAGAAATGATATTCCTAATGCTAGAGCTACTCAAATTGCAAAAACAGAAACCAATCGTTTTGGCGCATACTTTCAGGATTTAATTTCGGTTACAGAAAAATTCAAAGTATTGGCAGGTATCCGTTGGTCTTGGCAAGAAGGTCAGGCTACAAATTATAAAGAAACTTACGACACTGCAAAAGAAACTCAAACTGTCGCTCCGGAAAAAGCAAAGGCTGAAGTTGGAGCTAAAAAACTAGACAATGCTTTCTCTCCAAAAGTGGGTCTTATCTACCAGCCAACAAAAAGCATGTCATTATTTGCCAGCTATTCAAACTCGTTTACACCAAATACAGGATTTACTGTTGACGGTCAAACAATTGAAGCATCAATCATTGACCAATACGAAGCAGGTATTAAAAAAGAATTCTTTGAGGGCTTGTTAAGTACAAACTTAACTGTTTATCAAATCTCAAACAGCAATTTGGCTCAGACCGCACCATTTCAAGCTGATGGTGTTACGGCAAATGTCAATTCAAACATAAAAGTATTGGGTGGAGCTACTAAAAGTAAAGGGGTTGAAATTGATGTTACTGCAACACCTATTGAAGGACTTAATATTATTGCCGGTTATAGCTATAATGATATGCGTTATACTAAAACTTCAGGAACAAGTGGAAGTTTTGTAGCGGGAGATCAGGTTGTAAGAACACCTAAAAACACAGCCAACTTAAGCTTCTACTACAAGGTACAGGAAGGAATGTTTAGAGGAGTTTCATTTGGAGCAATCGCTAATTATATTGGTAACCGTTTAGGTGGATGGAATGATGATTATCTATGGACAGCTGTTAAACCTACACCTACCAATCAAAAACCAGATCCTGCTTACATTGTTACCATTAGAGACAGAGATATTCCTATCGAAGGTTACACTACTATTGATGCGTCTGTAGGTTACGAGTGGAGAAAATTCTCCGTTTTATGTAAATTATCTAATATTACAAATGAGTTGAATTATACTGTTCACGAAAATTACAGTATCAACCCAATTGCACCTCGTCAAATTTTGACAAGCTTAAAATATAAATTCTAA